The Pseudomonas sp. DG56-2 genome contains a region encoding:
- a CDS encoding exodeoxyribonuclease III, which translates to MRIISVNVNGIQAAVERGLLSWLQAQNADVICLQDTRASAFELDDPAFQLDGYFLYACDAEVPAQGGVALYSRLQPKAVISGLGFETADRYGRYLQADFDKVSIATLLLPSGMNGDEDLNQKFKLMDDFAKYLDKQRRKRREYIYCGSLYVAQQKLDVKNWRDGQQSPGFLAPERAWMDTVVGDMGYVDALREVSREGDQYSWWPDNEQAEMLNLGWRFDYQLLTPGLRRFVRSARLPRQPRFSQHAPLIVDYDWTLTI; encoded by the coding sequence ATGCGGATCATCAGTGTGAACGTAAATGGCATTCAGGCTGCAGTCGAGCGTGGTTTGCTCAGCTGGCTGCAAGCCCAGAATGCCGACGTCATCTGCCTTCAGGATACCCGCGCCTCGGCCTTTGAACTCGACGACCCAGCTTTTCAGCTTGATGGCTACTTCCTTTATGCCTGCGACGCAGAAGTCCCCGCCCAAGGCGGTGTGGCACTTTATTCGCGGTTGCAGCCCAAGGCAGTCATCAGCGGCCTGGGCTTCGAGACAGCCGACCGCTACGGACGTTACCTGCAGGCCGATTTTGACAAGGTAAGCATCGCAACGCTGCTGCTGCCTTCGGGAATGAACGGCGACGAAGACTTGAATCAGAAATTCAAGTTGATGGACGACTTCGCCAAGTACCTGGACAAGCAGCGACGCAAGCGTCGTGAATATATCTACTGCGGCTCGTTGTACGTGGCGCAGCAGAAACTCGACGTGAAAAACTGGCGTGATGGCCAGCAATCACCGGGTTTCCTGGCACCTGAGCGTGCCTGGATGGATACCGTCGTCGGTGATATGGGTTATGTCGATGCGCTGCGTGAAGTCAGCCGTGAAGGCGACCAGTACAGCTGGTGGCCAGACAACGAGCAGGCCGAGATGCTCAACCTGGGTTGGCGTTTTGACTACCAGCTACTGACCCCAGGCTTGCGTCGCTTCGTGCGCAGCGCTCGCCTGCCGCGTCAGCCACGCTTCTCCCAGCACGCGCCACTGATCGTGGACTACGACTGGACACTGACGATCTGA
- a CDS encoding ABC transporter substrate-binding protein → MRVATLPLLFATLLGPVFAQAAALSVCTEASPEGFDVVQYNSLTTTNASADVLMNRLVEFDAGKGEVVPSLAESWTVSADGLIYEFKLRPEVKFHSTGYFKPSRTLNADDVLFSFQRMIYPAHSWHKIAQSGYPHAQSLQLPSLIKQIEAPEPQSVRFTLNHPDATFLATLSMGFASIYSAEYADQLLKAGTPEKLNSQPIGTGPFVFNRFQKDAVIRYRANPDYFNGKPGVDPLIYAITPDANVRLQKLKRNECQIALSPKPLDVAAAAQDPTLKVEKTEAFMTAFVAINSQHAPLDKPEVRQAINLAFDKASYLKAVFEDTAVAANGPYPPNTWSYAKDLPGYPTDLDKARALLAKAGLKDGFSTTIWTRPQGSLLNPNPSLGAQLLQADLAKIGIKADIRVIEWGELIRRAKAGEHDLLFMGWAGDNGDPDNFLSPQFACAAVKSGTNFARYCDQRLDQLISAGRTTTDQSVRSRLYQQAQALIQQQALWLPLAHPTAAALVRQNVQGYQVSPFGRQDFAKVSSTR, encoded by the coding sequence ATGCGCGTTGCTACTCTACCCCTGTTGTTCGCCACCCTGCTCGGCCCTGTATTCGCTCAAGCGGCCGCGTTAAGTGTGTGCACCGAAGCCAGCCCCGAAGGCTTCGATGTGGTTCAGTACAACTCGCTGACCACTACCAATGCTTCGGCAGACGTGCTGATGAACCGCCTGGTGGAATTTGACGCCGGAAAAGGCGAAGTGGTGCCAAGCCTGGCCGAAAGCTGGACGGTTTCAGCCGATGGCTTGATCTATGAGTTCAAGCTGCGCCCGGAAGTCAAGTTTCACAGCACCGGCTATTTCAAACCCAGCCGAACCTTGAACGCAGACGATGTGCTGTTCAGCTTCCAGCGCATGATCTACCCCGCTCACTCCTGGCACAAAATCGCCCAGAGCGGCTATCCGCACGCCCAGTCGTTGCAGCTACCAAGCCTGATCAAGCAGATTGAAGCGCCAGAGCCGCAGTCGGTACGTTTCACCCTGAATCATCCGGACGCGACATTCCTCGCCACCCTGAGCATGGGCTTCGCTTCAATCTACTCTGCCGAGTACGCCGACCAGCTCCTCAAGGCCGGCACCCCGGAAAAGCTCAATAGCCAGCCGATTGGCACCGGGCCGTTTGTCTTCAACCGCTTCCAGAAAGATGCGGTCATTCGCTATCGAGCCAATCCGGACTACTTCAACGGCAAGCCAGGTGTCGACCCGCTGATTTACGCCATTACCCCTGACGCCAACGTGCGTTTGCAAAAGCTCAAGCGCAATGAGTGCCAGATAGCCTTGTCACCGAAGCCGCTGGACGTCGCTGCCGCTGCCCAGGATCCGACGCTGAAAGTAGAAAAGACCGAGGCCTTCATGACCGCCTTCGTCGCTATCAATAGCCAACACGCGCCGCTGGATAAACCCGAGGTACGTCAGGCCATCAACCTGGCTTTCGATAAAGCCAGCTACCTCAAGGCGGTGTTCGAGGACACCGCAGTGGCCGCCAATGGCCCCTACCCGCCCAATACCTGGAGCTACGCCAAGGACCTGCCGGGGTACCCGACCGATCTCGACAAAGCACGAGCGCTGCTGGCCAAGGCCGGGCTCAAGGACGGTTTCAGCACCACGATCTGGACACGCCCGCAAGGCAGCTTGCTCAATCCCAACCCGAGCCTCGGTGCCCAGTTGCTCCAGGCCGACCTGGCCAAGATCGGCATCAAGGCAGACATTCGTGTCATTGAGTGGGGCGAGCTGATTCGCCGAGCCAAGGCCGGCGAGCACGACTTGCTGTTCATGGGCTGGGCCGGCGACAACGGCGATCCGGACAACTTCCTCAGCCCGCAATTCGCTTGCGCTGCAGTGAAGTCGGGCACCAACTTCGCCCGCTACTGCGACCAGCGCCTCGATCAATTGATCAGCGCGGGTAGGACGACTACGGACCAAAGTGTACGCAGTCGCCTGTACCAGCAAGCCCAGGCCCTGATCCAGCAACAAGCGCTGTGGTTGCCCCTTGCGCACCCCACCGCTGCCGCCCTGGTACGCCAGAATGTCCAGGGTTACCAGGTCAGCCCGTTCGGTCGTCAGGACTTCGCCAAGGTCAGCTCGACACGCTGA
- a CDS encoding DUF799 domain-containing protein — protein MVGACILSLFAGCAERKTVDYSAFKQARPRSILILPPLNESPDVKASYSMLSQVTYPLAEAGYYVLPVALVDETFRQNGLTTPADIHQLPTNKLNEIFGADAGLYVTVSDYGTRYMVISSASIVTASAKLVDLKTGTTLWTGTATASSEEGNNNAGGLVGMLITAAVKQIINTTLDDASYPIAGMTGARLLSPYQNGGLLYGPRSPKYGTD, from the coding sequence ATGGTTGGCGCGTGCATCCTGTCGTTGTTCGCAGGCTGCGCCGAGCGCAAGACGGTCGACTACTCAGCCTTCAAGCAAGCTCGTCCGCGCTCGATCCTCATTTTGCCTCCGCTGAACGAGTCGCCGGATGTTAAAGCCAGCTACAGCATGCTTTCGCAGGTTACCTACCCGCTGGCTGAGGCCGGCTACTATGTGCTGCCTGTCGCTCTGGTCGACGAGACATTCCGTCAGAATGGGCTGACCACGCCAGCCGATATCCATCAGTTGCCAACCAATAAGCTCAACGAAATATTTGGTGCGGACGCGGGGCTTTATGTGACCGTCAGCGACTACGGCACACGCTACATGGTGATTAGCAGCGCATCGATCGTGACTGCCAGCGCTAAGCTTGTCGATCTTAAAACCGGTACTACCCTGTGGACCGGCACCGCCACGGCGTCTAGCGAAGAAGGAAATAACAACGCCGGCGGCCTGGTCGGTATGTTGATCACCGCTGCGGTCAAGCAAATCATCAACACCACATTGGATGACGCCAGCTATCCAATTGCTGGCATGACTGGCGCACGTCTGTTATCGCCTTACCAGAACGGCGGGCTGCTCTACGGGCCTCGCTCGCCGAAATACGGCACGGACTGA
- a CDS encoding CsgG/HfaB family protein: MKYASQGLVLAAAIALGSIAGCATETSRAVAVQQVESVNRPYSGLRTPIAVGKFDNRSSYMRGIFSDGVDRLGGQAKTILITHLQQTNRFNVLDRDNMGEIQQEAAIKGQAQRLKGADFVVTGDVTEFGRKEVGDHQLFGILGRGKTQVAYAKVALNIVNISTSEVVYSSQGAGEFALSNREVIGFGGTASYDSTLNGKVLDLAMREAVNKLVDAVESGAWKPAS; this comes from the coding sequence GTGAAATATGCGTCACAAGGACTCGTGCTGGCAGCCGCCATCGCATTGGGCTCTATTGCAGGCTGTGCAACAGAAACCTCAAGGGCCGTCGCGGTACAACAAGTCGAAAGCGTCAACCGCCCCTACAGTGGCCTGCGCACCCCCATCGCTGTAGGCAAGTTCGACAACCGTTCCAGCTACATGCGCGGCATCTTCTCCGACGGCGTCGATCGCCTCGGCGGTCAAGCCAAGACCATCCTGATTACCCACTTGCAACAGACCAACCGGTTCAACGTACTGGACCGCGACAACATGGGTGAAATCCAGCAGGAAGCGGCCATCAAAGGCCAAGCCCAACGCCTTAAGGGTGCTGACTTCGTCGTGACCGGCGATGTCACCGAGTTCGGACGCAAAGAGGTGGGTGACCATCAGTTGTTCGGCATTCTCGGCCGCGGCAAAACCCAGGTCGCCTATGCCAAGGTCGCCCTGAACATCGTCAACATCAGCACCTCTGAAGTGGTCTATTCGAGCCAGGGTGCGGGTGAGTTTGCCCTGTCCAATCGTGAAGTGATCGGCTTCGGCGGCACTGCCAGTTACGACTCTACCCTTAACGGCAAAGTACTTGACCTGGCTATGCGCGAAGCCGTCAACAAGCTTGTCGATGCAGTAGAAAGCGGCGCCTGGAAGCCTGCGTCTTAA
- the dut gene encoding dUTP diphosphatase, whose protein sequence is MHALQAKILDPRIGNEFPLPQYATPGSAGLDLRAMLKEDTVLEPGQTLLIPTGLSVYIGDPGLAALILPRSGLGHKHGIVLGNLVGLIDSDYQGELMVSCWNRGQTPFTITIGERIAQLVLVPVVQAHFDIVETFDESQRGAGGFGHSGSN, encoded by the coding sequence ATGCACGCTCTACAAGCCAAGATTCTTGATCCACGCATCGGTAACGAATTCCCGCTGCCGCAATACGCCACTCCGGGCTCGGCGGGCCTCGACCTTCGCGCCATGCTCAAGGAAGACACCGTCCTGGAGCCTGGTCAGACCCTGCTCATCCCCACCGGCCTTTCGGTCTACATCGGCGACCCTGGTCTGGCTGCGCTGATCCTGCCGCGCTCGGGCCTGGGCCACAAGCACGGCATCGTGCTGGGCAATCTGGTCGGCCTGATCGATTCCGACTACCAGGGCGAGCTTATGGTTTCCTGCTGGAACCGTGGCCAAACCCCATTCACCATCACCATTGGCGAACGTATCGCGCAACTGGTCCTGGTGCCTGTGGTGCAGGCTCATTTCGATATCGTCGAAACCTTCGACGAGAGCCAGCGCGGTGCAGGCGGCTTTGGACATTCCGGCAGCAACTGA
- the pyrE gene encoding orotate phosphoribosyltransferase, with the protein MQPYQRDFIRFAIDRGVLRFGEFTLKSGRTSPYFFNAGLFNSGSALAQLGRFYAAAIVDSKIPFDVLFGPAYKGIPLAATTAVALAEHHDLDLPWCFNRKEAKAHGEGGSLVGAPLTGEVLIIDDVITAGTAIREVMQIIQGQQAKAAGVLIALNRQERGNGELSAIQEVERDFGIPVVSIVSLTQVLEFLADDPALKQHLPAVEAYRAQYGI; encoded by the coding sequence ATGCAGCCGTATCAGCGCGATTTCATACGTTTTGCCATCGATCGTGGGGTTCTGCGCTTCGGTGAGTTCACTCTCAAGTCCGGGCGCACTAGCCCGTACTTCTTCAATGCCGGCCTGTTCAACAGTGGTTCGGCCCTGGCTCAGCTCGGGCGTTTCTATGCTGCGGCGATCGTCGACAGCAAGATTCCGTTCGACGTCCTGTTTGGCCCGGCCTACAAAGGTATTCCGCTGGCGGCAACCACCGCAGTGGCTCTGGCCGAGCATCACGATCTTGACCTGCCATGGTGTTTCAACCGCAAGGAAGCCAAGGCTCACGGCGAAGGCGGCAGTCTGGTCGGCGCACCGCTGACGGGCGAGGTGCTGATCATCGATGACGTAATCACCGCTGGCACCGCTATCCGTGAAGTCATGCAGATTATCCAGGGCCAGCAGGCCAAGGCTGCAGGCGTATTGATCGCGTTGAACCGCCAGGAGCGCGGCAACGGCGAGTTGTCAGCTATCCAGGAAGTGGAGCGCGACTTCGGCATTCCAGTGGTCAGCATTGTTTCGCTGACCCAAGTGCTGGAATTCCTTGCCGACGATCCGGCGCTCAAGCAGCACTTGCCGGCTGTCGAAGCTTATCGAGCCCAGTACGGGATCTAA
- a CDS encoding DUF4870 domain-containing protein codes for MSEQPLQLPTPNAEIRQWAMFCHLAALLGLVVPFGNLLGPLVMWIWKKDLDPFIDAQGKEALNFQLTVFLASIICFALMFVLVGIVLFGMLMVAVLILTIVAGVKANDGQPYRYPLTWRPIK; via the coding sequence ATGAGCGAGCAACCACTACAGTTGCCTACCCCCAATGCCGAGATTCGTCAGTGGGCGATGTTCTGTCACCTGGCCGCCCTGCTGGGGTTGGTCGTGCCTTTTGGCAACCTGCTGGGTCCGCTGGTGATGTGGATATGGAAAAAGGACCTCGATCCGTTCATTGATGCCCAGGGCAAGGAAGCGCTGAATTTCCAGCTCACGGTGTTCCTAGCCTCGATCATCTGCTTTGCGCTGATGTTCGTGCTGGTAGGGATCGTACTGTTCGGCATGCTTATGGTTGCTGTGCTGATCCTCACCATCGTTGCCGGGGTCAAGGCCAACGATGGCCAGCCTTACCGCTACCCGCTGACCTGGCGGCCGATCAAATAA
- a CDS encoding DUF4810 domain-containing protein, producing MSNANFAWRMVVGVLLGGVLLTGCTSHKPLYQWESYQPQVYQYFKGESKEAQAEALERDLQKIRAKSGAVPPGYHAQLGLLYSSLGKDDQMIQQFQTEKALFPESTAYMDFLMKNAQQGAKQ from the coding sequence ATGAGTAACGCAAATTTTGCCTGGCGCATGGTCGTCGGCGTCTTGCTGGGCGGTGTCTTGCTAACTGGCTGCACCTCACATAAGCCGCTGTACCAGTGGGAGAGTTACCAGCCCCAGGTGTATCAGTACTTCAAAGGGGAATCGAAAGAAGCCCAAGCGGAGGCGCTTGAGCGCGACCTGCAGAAGATCCGCGCCAAAAGTGGTGCTGTACCGCCCGGCTATCACGCTCAGCTCGGCCTGCTCTACTCGAGCCTGGGCAAGGATGACCAAATGATTCAGCAGTTCCAGACGGAGAAAGCCCTGTTTCCAGAGTCGACCGCTTACATGGACTTCTTGATGAAAAATGCCCAGCAAGGAGCCAAACAGTGA
- the rpmB gene encoding 50S ribosomal protein L28 — protein sequence MSRVCQVTGKGPVTGNNISHANNKTRRRFLPNLQHHRFWVESEKRFVRLRVSAKGMRIIDKRGIDAVLVDIRRNGAKV from the coding sequence ATGTCGAGAGTCTGTCAAGTTACCGGTAAGGGTCCGGTGACTGGGAATAACATTTCCCACGCAAACAACAAAACCCGTCGTCGTTTCCTGCCGAACCTGCAGCATCATCGCTTCTGGGTCGAGTCCGAGAAGCGTTTCGTGCGTCTGCGCGTATCTGCCAAAGGCATGCGCATCATCGACAAGCGCGGCATCGATGCCGTTCTGGTCGACATTCGCCGTAACGGCGCTAAGGTCTAA
- the coaBC gene encoding bifunctional phosphopantothenoylcysteine decarboxylase/phosphopantothenate--cysteine ligase CoaBC: MQRLYRKRIVLGVGGGIAAYKSAELIRRLLEHGAQVRVVMTRGGAEFITPLTLQALSGHPVHMDLLDPAAEAAMGHIELAKWADLVLIAPATADVLARMAQGVANDLLTTLVLATDATVAVAPAMNQAMWRDPATQANLELLQSRDIKVFGPASGSQACGDVGLGRMLEATDLAWCAAESFKRESLTGKHVVITAGPTQENIDPVRYITNHSSGKMGFALAEAAVEAGAKVTLISGPVHLPTPDRVTRIDVVSARDMLAACEAAMPCDIFIASAAVADYRPEVVAPQKLKKDPTTGDGLLLQMVRNPDILASIATRPDRPFSVGFAAETEHLLDYAARKLKDKNLDLIVANDVANPSIGFNSEENACSVIDRQLHETLFAQTSKGKIARQLVAFIAERLNQV; this comes from the coding sequence ATGCAGCGGCTGTATCGTAAGCGCATCGTTCTCGGCGTCGGCGGCGGCATCGCCGCCTACAAGAGTGCCGAACTGATTCGCCGACTCCTGGAACACGGTGCGCAGGTGCGCGTCGTCATGACCCGCGGTGGCGCGGAGTTCATCACTCCGCTCACCCTGCAAGCACTGTCCGGTCACCCGGTGCACATGGATTTATTGGACCCTGCTGCCGAAGCGGCGATGGGCCATATCGAACTGGCTAAATGGGCCGATCTGGTTCTGATTGCCCCAGCCACAGCCGACGTGCTCGCGCGTATGGCGCAAGGCGTTGCGAACGACCTGCTGACCACCCTGGTACTGGCCACCGACGCCACCGTGGCCGTGGCACCGGCCATGAACCAGGCAATGTGGCGTGACCCGGCCACTCAGGCAAACCTCGAACTGCTGCAAAGCCGCGACATCAAGGTGTTTGGCCCCGCCTCCGGTAGCCAGGCCTGTGGCGACGTGGGCCTAGGCCGTATGCTCGAAGCCACCGACCTGGCCTGGTGCGCGGCCGAGAGCTTCAAGCGTGAGTCGCTGACTGGCAAACACGTCGTGATCACTGCCGGCCCGACCCAGGAAAACATCGATCCGGTGCGCTACATCACCAACCACAGCTCTGGAAAAATGGGTTTTGCCCTTGCAGAAGCCGCTGTCGAAGCGGGCGCCAAAGTCACGCTGATCAGTGGTCCGGTGCATTTGCCAACGCCTGATCGCGTCACTCGCATCGACGTGGTCAGTGCCCGCGACATGCTGGCCGCCTGCGAAGCTGCGATGCCTTGCGACATTTTCATCGCTTCGGCCGCTGTTGCTGACTACCGCCCAGAAGTGGTCGCACCACAGAAACTCAAGAAAGACCCTACGACAGGTGACGGCCTATTACTGCAGATGGTTCGCAATCCGGACATCCTGGCCAGTATCGCCACCCGTCCCGATCGCCCGTTCAGCGTCGGCTTTGCCGCCGAGACCGAACACCTGCTCGATTATGCCGCGCGCAAGCTCAAGGACAAGAACCTCGATCTGATTGTCGCCAACGATGTCGCCAACCCCAGCATCGGCTTCAACAGCGAGGAGAACGCCTGCAGCGTGATCGATCGCCAGCTTCATGAAACACTCTTCGCACAGACCAGCAAAGGCAAGATCGCCCGTCAGCTGGTTGCTTTCATCGCCGAACGTCTCAACCAGGTTTAA
- the rpmG gene encoding 50S ribosomal protein L33, which translates to MRELIRLVSTANTGHFYTTDKNKRTTPDKIEIKKFDPVVRKHVIYKEAKIK; encoded by the coding sequence ATGCGTGAATTGATCCGTCTGGTGTCGACCGCTAATACCGGCCACTTCTACACCACCGACAAGAACAAGCGCACCACTCCGGACAAAATCGAAATCAAAAAATTCGATCCGGTTGTTCGCAAGCACGTGATCTACAAGGAAGCCAAGATCAAGTAA
- the argB gene encoding acetylglutamate kinase, whose amino-acid sequence MTLDRDAATHVAQVLSEALPYIRRFVGKTLVIKYGGNAMESEELKTGFARDVVLMKAVGINPVVVHGGGPQIGDLLKRLSIESHFIDGMRVTDAQTMDVVEMVLGGQVNKDIVNLINSHGGSAIGLTGKDAQLIRAKKLTVTRQTPEMTTPEIIDIGHVGEVVKVNTDLLNMLVKGDFIPVIAPIGVGENGESYNINADLVAGKVAEALKAEKLMLLTNIAGLMDKQGTVLTGLTTEQVNELIADGTIYGGMLPKIRCALEAVQGGVNSSHIIDGRVPNAVLLEIFTDSGVGTLITNHKPR is encoded by the coding sequence ATGACCCTCGATCGCGATGCCGCCACCCATGTCGCCCAGGTTTTGTCCGAAGCGCTGCCTTATATCCGCCGCTTTGTCGGCAAGACCCTGGTGATCAAATACGGCGGCAACGCGATGGAGAGCGAAGAGCTCAAAACCGGCTTTGCTCGCGATGTGGTGCTGATGAAAGCTGTCGGCATCAACCCGGTGGTGGTTCACGGTGGCGGCCCGCAGATTGGCGACCTGCTCAAACGTCTGTCGATTGAAAGCCACTTTATCGATGGCATGCGCGTCACCGATGCGCAGACCATGGACGTGGTCGAAATGGTGCTCGGCGGCCAGGTGAACAAGGACATCGTCAACCTGATCAACAGTCATGGCGGCAGTGCCATCGGGTTGACCGGAAAAGACGCTCAACTGATCCGCGCGAAGAAGCTCACCGTTACCCGCCAGACGCCTGAGATGACCACTCCGGAAATCATCGACATCGGCCATGTAGGCGAAGTGGTCAAGGTGAATACCGACCTGCTGAACATGTTGGTCAAAGGCGATTTCATTCCGGTGATCGCCCCGATCGGCGTCGGTGAGAATGGCGAGTCGTACAACATCAACGCCGACCTGGTAGCAGGCAAGGTGGCAGAAGCACTGAAGGCTGAGAAGCTGATGCTGCTGACCAACATTGCAGGCTTGATGGACAAGCAAGGCACTGTGTTGACTGGCCTGACGACCGAGCAGGTCAACGAGCTGATTGCCGACGGCACTATCTACGGCGGTATGCTACCGAAGATCCGCTGCGCCCTGGAAGCCGTGCAAGGCGGCGTCAACAGTTCGCATATCATCGACGGCCGAGTACCAAACGCAGTACTGCTGGAAATCTTCACCGACAGCGGTGTGGGTACCCTGATCACCAATCACAAACCGCGCTAA
- the rph gene encoding ribonuclease PH, with protein MKRPSGRVADQLRSIRITRNYTKHAEGSVLVEFGDTKVVCTVSVENGVPRFLKGQGQGWLTAEYGMLPRSTGERNQREAARGKQGGRTLEIQRLIGRSLRAALDMSKLGDITLYVDCDVIQADGGTRTASITGAMVALIDALRVVKKRGGLKGGDPLKHMIAAVSVGMYQGEAVLDLDYLEDSAAETDLNVVMTSKGGFIEVQGTAEGAPFQPEELNAMLALAQKGMADLFELQTAALAD; from the coding sequence ATGAAACGTCCAAGTGGTCGCGTTGCCGATCAGCTCCGCTCGATCCGCATCACCCGCAACTACACCAAACACGCCGAGGGATCAGTGCTGGTCGAGTTCGGTGACACTAAAGTCGTCTGTACGGTCAGTGTCGAGAACGGTGTACCTCGGTTCCTCAAAGGCCAGGGCCAAGGCTGGCTGACTGCTGAGTACGGCATGCTGCCACGCTCCACTGGCGAGCGTAACCAGCGTGAAGCCGCGCGTGGCAAGCAAGGTGGCCGTACCCTCGAAATCCAGCGTCTGATCGGGCGCTCGCTGCGTGCCGCCCTGGACATGAGCAAGCTCGGTGACATCACCCTGTATGTCGACTGTGACGTGATCCAGGCCGACGGTGGCACCCGCACCGCTTCCATCACAGGCGCCATGGTCGCCCTGATCGATGCGTTGCGTGTGGTCAAGAAGCGTGGCGGCCTGAAAGGTGGCGATCCACTCAAGCACATGATCGCTGCCGTCTCGGTTGGCATGTACCAGGGCGAAGCAGTGCTTGACCTGGACTACCTCGAAGACTCGGCTGCAGAAACCGACCTGAACGTGGTCATGACCAGCAAAGGTGGTTTCATCGAAGTCCAGGGTACCGCTGAGGGCGCGCCGTTCCAGCCAGAAGAGCTCAATGCCATGCTGGCGTTGGCACAAAAGGGCATGGCTGATCTGTTCGAATTGCAGACAGCTGCGCTGGCTGACTGA
- a CDS encoding cupin domain-containing protein — MRIDQIIDFAQVLTEAERYRPAAEKVLKGDPEQAVYNHYSSPCGQFAAGVWEGEVGQWTVNYTEHEYCEIVQGVSVLRDADGGAKTLRGGDRFVIPAGFKGTWEVLEPCRKIYVMFEQKTN, encoded by the coding sequence ATGCGCATTGATCAAATCATCGACTTCGCCCAAGTTCTTACCGAAGCCGAACGCTATCGTCCTGCCGCCGAAAAGGTGCTCAAAGGCGACCCGGAACAAGCGGTCTATAACCACTACTCCAGCCCATGTGGACAATTTGCTGCGGGCGTGTGGGAAGGTGAAGTCGGCCAATGGACCGTCAATTACACTGAACACGAGTACTGTGAAATCGTTCAGGGCGTGTCGGTGCTGCGCGATGCAGACGGTGGGGCAAAAACCCTGCGTGGCGGTGATCGCTTCGTCATTCCGGCAGGCTTCAAGGGCACCTGGGAAGTTCTGGAGCCGTGCCGCAAGATCTACGTGATGTTCGAACAGAAAACCAATTAA
- the radC gene encoding DNA repair protein RadC — protein MSIRDWPAAERPREKLLEQGALSLSDAELLAIFLRTGVRGFSAVDLARHLLGQFGGLRGLLEADSKRFNREFGLGPAKFAQLQAVMEMSRRHLADRLRRDSAFESPQAVKDYLKAQLRHEPHEVFACLFLDAKHRLLAFEALFNGTIDTASVYPRQVVKRALANNAAALILCHNHPSGVSEPSSADLHLTLRLKEALALVDVRLLDHFIVGDGEPLSMVEHGWFSVSS, from the coding sequence ATGAGCATCAGGGATTGGCCGGCGGCGGAGCGCCCGCGGGAAAAGTTACTGGAGCAAGGGGCGCTCAGCCTCTCGGATGCAGAGCTACTGGCGATCTTTTTGCGCACCGGGGTTCGCGGCTTCAGTGCGGTGGATCTGGCCCGTCATCTGCTCGGGCAGTTTGGCGGCCTGCGCGGCTTGTTGGAGGCTGATAGCAAGCGATTCAACCGCGAGTTCGGTCTCGGGCCTGCGAAGTTCGCCCAATTGCAGGCGGTGATGGAAATGTCTCGGCGTCATCTGGCCGACCGGCTACGCCGCGACTCGGCGTTCGAAAGCCCGCAGGCGGTCAAGGACTACCTCAAGGCGCAATTGCGGCATGAGCCGCACGAAGTTTTTGCCTGTCTGTTCCTGGATGCCAAGCACCGCTTGCTTGCATTCGAAGCGCTGTTCAATGGCACCATCGACACGGCCAGCGTTTACCCCCGGCAGGTGGTAAAACGTGCATTGGCGAACAATGCCGCGGCACTGATTCTGTGCCACAACCATCCATCGGGAGTGTCCGAACCCAGCTCGGCAGACCTGCATCTGACCTTGCGCCTCAAGGAGGCGCTGGCACTGGTGGATGTGCGGCTGCTCGACCACTTCATTGTCGGCGACGGCGAGCCGTTGTCGATGGTCGAGCACGGGTGGTTCAGCGTGTCGAGCTGA